One segment of Terriglobales bacterium DNA contains the following:
- a CDS encoding Ig-like domain-containing protein codes for MRSHTLLCFLFIVLVCSVSASAIAVSVSSPANNSNITSPVNISASATPTSGFVITGWHIYVDSNLDSYSPGAVNAINTNLTIADGTHTVIVRAWDSSGAFASQTLSLTVTTSPQTVTITAPANNSNQNNSVLVTASAVSPSAIDHLEVWDATYGAKLGDSPGNTVNTAYNLAQNGSHTIVVQSISSGTFQILAKSQVIVTVNGTSSGCINSANVYCDFDNSSNVWSVDKRAAQGPGSTQPVVAGYNHPDNKSVKFYETDIGYSNVLFGQEAPQSSWNTSSEEDFWTLDESVNVFNPAGTQAFETDAQYVWKNAWTMFYTECDLTQGYWNVYGGDVNGGGTWQPLDGTTKDANSNIPPLLTCSRDGSDSMKNGLQAGWHHIVWKFQRSPEGFAIFHSFAFDDKAEVLLNNYAPTTFHRTVTCCDGDFGALIQLGGVSSKIFDNNSNISRDIGVNVTAQKVAHDNHF; via the coding sequence ATGAGATCACACACATTGCTGTGTTTCTTGTTCATTGTGCTGGTCTGCTCCGTTTCGGCGTCTGCAATCGCTGTCTCGGTTAGCAGCCCGGCAAACAACTCCAACATCACCTCTCCTGTAAACATCAGTGCATCGGCAACCCCTACTTCCGGTTTTGTCATTACCGGGTGGCACATTTATGTAGACAGCAACCTTGATTCGTACAGCCCCGGCGCTGTCAATGCAATCAATACCAATCTTACGATCGCCGATGGCACTCATACTGTCATTGTGCGCGCCTGGGACAGCTCGGGCGCGTTTGCCTCCCAGACTCTCAGCCTCACCGTAACCACATCCCCCCAAACCGTAACTATCACAGCTCCGGCGAATAATTCCAATCAGAACAATTCGGTGCTGGTGACCGCCTCCGCGGTCTCTCCATCGGCGATTGACCATCTCGAGGTCTGGGATGCAACCTACGGCGCCAAGCTCGGGGACTCGCCCGGAAATACGGTTAATACTGCCTACAATCTGGCCCAGAATGGGTCGCACACCATCGTTGTCCAATCGATCAGCAGTGGCACCTTCCAGATCCTGGCGAAGAGCCAGGTGATCGTGACAGTCAACGGAACTTCCTCGGGCTGTATCAACTCAGCAAACGTGTACTGCGACTTCGATAACTCTTCGAATGTATGGAGTGTGGACAAACGAGCTGCGCAGGGGCCGGGGTCCACTCAACCCGTGGTAGCTGGTTACAATCACCCCGACAACAAGTCCGTCAAGTTCTACGAGACGGACATCGGATACTCAAATGTACTCTTCGGCCAAGAAGCTCCCCAGTCTTCATGGAATACCTCCAGCGAGGAGGACTTCTGGACCCTGGACGAGTCTGTTAATGTGTTCAACCCTGCTGGAACCCAGGCTTTTGAGACCGATGCCCAGTATGTCTGGAAGAACGCGTGGACGATGTTCTACACCGAGTGCGACCTTACGCAGGGATACTGGAACGTCTACGGCGGGGATGTCAACGGCGGGGGAACCTGGCAGCCGCTCGACGGCACGACGAAAGATGCCAATAGCAATATACCTCCTCTGCTTACTTGTTCCCGCGACGGTAGTGACTCAATGAAGAATGGCCTGCAAGCGGGATGGCACCACATTGTGTGGAAGTTCCAGCGGTCGCCCGAGGGATTTGCGATTTTCCATTCTTTCGCCTTCGACGACAAGGCCGAGGTTTTGTTGAATAATTATGCTCCTACAACATTCCATCGCACCGTTACGTGCTGCGACGGCGACTTCGGCGCGCTGATCCAGTTAGGTGGTGTCTCAAGCAAGATATTTGACAACAATTCAAACATTTCTCGCGACATCGGCGTTAATGTCACCGCGCAGAAAGTGGCACACGACAACCATTTTTAA
- the serB gene encoding phosphoserine phosphatase SerB, protein MTKILLITITGDDKPGLTSAFAQVLAESEAILVDIGQAVIHDALALGLMVRINSTSNIKGVEHAIREKARALGVTARISHISEEHYRDWVRKQHKQRFIVTLLAPQITAEQLAIVTGVFSTHNLNIDIMDRLSARASASDPGEPRMCIEFTISGDLVSAVELRRTLLTLADQQEFDIAVQEDSIFRRNRRLVVFDMDSTLIQMEVIDELARLAGVGEQVSAITAAAMRGELDFNASFRKRLNLLKGLSADVLEDVASRLPITPGAHRLLRTLKALGYKTAILSGGFTCFAQKLQSELGFDYVYANELDIADGLLTGEPAGEIINGARKAELLKQIAEQEEISLEQTIAVGDGANDLPMLSVAGLGVAFHAKPLVRGKAEHSISRMGLDALLYLLGLRDRHMESGSRFSTASRDRSVLGSQKED, encoded by the coding sequence ATGACGAAAATCCTGCTTATTACAATCACCGGCGATGACAAGCCCGGACTTACCAGCGCCTTTGCCCAGGTGCTGGCGGAATCAGAGGCCATCCTTGTGGATATCGGCCAGGCCGTGATTCACGATGCGTTGGCGCTCGGGCTGATGGTCAGGATCAATTCCACGAGCAACATCAAAGGCGTGGAACATGCCATCCGGGAAAAAGCACGCGCACTAGGGGTAACGGCGCGCATCAGTCATATCTCGGAAGAGCACTATCGCGATTGGGTGCGGAAGCAGCATAAGCAGCGTTTTATCGTGACCTTGCTTGCGCCGCAGATCACGGCAGAGCAACTGGCGATTGTGACCGGTGTATTTTCCACGCACAACCTGAACATTGACATCATGGACCGATTGTCAGCGCGCGCTTCTGCCAGCGACCCAGGTGAGCCGCGCATGTGCATCGAGTTCACCATCTCGGGCGATCTGGTAAGCGCGGTAGAGCTGCGACGCACTCTGCTCACACTCGCCGACCAGCAAGAGTTCGATATTGCCGTGCAGGAAGACTCCATCTTTCGCCGCAACCGCAGGCTGGTGGTCTTTGATATGGATTCCACGCTCATCCAGATGGAAGTGATTGACGAACTGGCGCGACTGGCTGGAGTGGGCGAGCAAGTTTCTGCCATCACCGCTGCCGCCATGCGAGGAGAGCTGGATTTCAACGCCAGCTTTCGCAAACGCTTGAATTTGCTGAAAGGGCTTTCGGCCGATGTGTTAGAAGATGTCGCGTCGAGGCTGCCGATCACGCCCGGCGCGCACCGGCTGCTGCGGACTCTCAAGGCGCTGGGATACAAAACGGCGATCCTCTCCGGCGGGTTTACTTGCTTTGCCCAGAAGCTGCAAAGCGAGCTCGGCTTTGACTACGTTTACGCCAACGAATTGGATATCGCCGATGGTTTGCTTACAGGGGAGCCGGCGGGAGAGATCATTAATGGAGCGCGCAAGGCCGAGTTGCTGAAGCAGATTGCCGAGCAGGAAGAAATCTCTCTGGAGCAGACAATCGCCGTGGGAGATGGCGCCAACGATCTCCCGATGTTGAGCGTCGCCGGGCTAGGAGTGGCCTTTCATGCCAAGCCTTTAGTTCGCGGGAAAGCAGAACACTCGATCTCGCGCATGGGACTGGACGCGTTGCTGTATTTACTCGGTCTTCGAGATCGGCACATGGAAAGCGGTTCTCGGTTCTCCACGGCAAGCCGGGACAGGTCAGTTCTCGGTTCTCAGAAGGAGGATTAA
- a CDS encoding isoprenylcysteine carboxylmethyltransferase family protein translates to MRRILAVLGSALFLVIAPGGVAGLVPWWISRWRMQAPLLGLPPIRFAGGLLIAAGLPVLLDSFARFALKGLGTPAPVFPTRHLVVSGLYHHVRNPMYVAVVSLIFGQGLLLGNLRVIEYGFSVWLAFHLFVLLYEEPTLRSTFGDEYKVFCANVPRWIPRLRPWRTSEQQK, encoded by the coding sequence ATGAGACGAATATTGGCCGTTCTTGGATCTGCGCTTTTTCTCGTCATCGCTCCGGGCGGTGTTGCCGGGCTCGTGCCCTGGTGGATATCACGCTGGCGGATGCAAGCTCCCTTGCTTGGCCTTCCACCCATTCGCTTTGCCGGTGGGCTCTTGATCGCGGCCGGTCTTCCGGTGCTGCTGGATTCGTTTGCCCGCTTTGCGCTCAAGGGCTTGGGAACGCCAGCGCCGGTCTTCCCAACCCGTCACCTCGTGGTCAGCGGGCTCTATCATCATGTACGCAATCCTATGTACGTTGCGGTGGTTTCGTTGATCTTTGGCCAGGGGCTGCTGCTGGGAAATCTGCGGGTCATCGAGTACGGGTTTTCCGTCTGGCTGGCGTTTCATCTGTTTGTGTTGCTGTATGAGGAGCCCACATTGCGCTCAACTTTCGGAGATGAATATAAGGTCTTTTGTGCCAATGTCCCGCGATGGATTCCGCGCCTTAGACCGTGGAGAACAAGCGAGCAGCAAAAGTAA
- the ligD gene encoding non-homologous end-joining DNA ligase, producing the protein MAKNTSIIEIQGRKLSVSNLDKVLYPADGFTKGELIDYYMRIAPVLLPHLRGRPLTMKRYPNGVGGMFFYEKNCPKHRPDWVQTARIWSEGNQRWMDYCMAQDVATLVWAANLANIELHTSLSLAKDVSRPTMMVFDLDPGPPATIVHCCQVALRLKEFFTSLQLEIFPKTSGSKGLQVYLPLNTKATYDQTKPFAHELARKLEREHPELVVSEMKKSLRTNKVFVDWSQNDQHKTTVCVYSLRAKEHPTVSTPVIWDEVARCLKKQDPELLLFTADQVLKRVEKSGDLFAPVLKLKQKMPKLAAVA; encoded by the coding sequence ATGGCGAAAAATACTTCCATCATCGAAATCCAGGGCCGCAAGTTAAGCGTTTCTAATCTCGACAAAGTTTTATATCCTGCCGATGGTTTCACCAAAGGCGAGCTCATTGACTATTACATGCGCATCGCGCCGGTTTTGCTGCCCCACTTGCGCGGACGTCCGCTGACCATGAAGCGCTATCCCAATGGCGTGGGCGGCATGTTTTTTTATGAAAAGAACTGTCCTAAGCATCGTCCCGATTGGGTCCAGACCGCGCGCATCTGGAGCGAAGGCAACCAGCGCTGGATGGATTACTGCATGGCGCAAGACGTCGCCACTCTGGTCTGGGCGGCGAACCTGGCCAATATCGAATTGCACACCTCGCTCTCGCTCGCCAAAGATGTTTCGCGGCCGACTATGATGGTCTTCGACCTCGATCCTGGACCGCCTGCCACCATCGTGCACTGCTGCCAGGTCGCGCTGCGGCTGAAAGAATTTTTCACTTCGCTGCAGCTTGAAATTTTTCCCAAGACCTCCGGCTCCAAGGGATTGCAAGTTTATCTGCCGTTGAATACCAAAGCTACTTACGACCAGACCAAGCCCTTTGCCCACGAACTGGCCCGTAAGCTGGAGCGCGAGCATCCGGAATTGGTCGTTTCAGAGATGAAGAAGTCTTTACGGACCAACAAAGTTTTTGTGGATTGGAGCCAGAACGACCAGCACAAGACAACCGTCTGCGTCTATTCGTTGCGCGCCAAAGAGCATCCTACGGTTTCTACTCCCGTGATCTGGGATGAAGTTGCGCGCTGCCTGAAAAAGCAAGACCCCGAGCTGTTGCTGTTCACCGCCGATCAAGTGCTGAAGAGAGTGGAAAAATCGGGTGATCTTTTCGCGCCCGTTCTGAAGCTCAAACAAAAGATGCCCAAGCTTGCTGCCGTGGCCTGA